GCAGTATATTGAAAAAGCTTATGCAGCAGGAAAGTTTCCGGGAGGTTATATTAAAAGAGAAGCAAAGCCCGGAGATTTTGAAACGCTTACAGCAAGAATTGTGGATAGAAGTTTGCGTCCATTATTTCCAAAAGATTATTGCTACCCCACACAAATTACGATTATGGTGTTAAGCGCAGATAATGATGCAGACTTGCAACTCTTAGCCTTAAATGCAGCAAGTGCAGCTTTATACACTTCAGAGATTCCATTAAATTTTGCTGTAAATGGCGTGCGTATAGGTAGAATCGGAAATGAATTTGTGGTAAATCCAAGCTTAAAAGAAATGGAGCAAAGCACGCTAGATTTGTTTGTAAGTGGTGTCAATGAAGATTTATTGATGATTGAAATGCGCACATTTGGTGGTGTGGATATACAAACTCCTAGTAATCCTTTAAGCTTAGTAACCACACTAATGGAAGATAAAAAGGCGGAATTTAGCGCAAATGAACTTACAGAAATAGAGTTAATGCAAGCTTTAGAGATTGCTAAAACACATATTAGCAAAAAAAGTAAGCTTGTAGAAGAGCATTTTAAAGCGTGCATAAAAGAGCCTTTAGAGCTAACGCAAGCACGCAAAAACTATATTTGTCAAAGTGTGCAAGAGTTTATCAAGCAAGGTTATTTAGGCGGGCTTAGAGAAATCCTTGCAGAACTCTCTAAAACAGAACGCCACAGCCGATTAAAAGCCTTTGCTAAACAAATCGTGCAAGATTATGCAAAGAGTAATCCACAAGATATAGAATTCCTAGAACAACGCGTTAATGAAACGCTAAATTTACAAAAACGCGCAATGCTGCGTGCAATGATTTTACAAGAGGGTATAAGGGCTGATGGGAGAGGGCTTAAGGAAGTGCGTCCTATTAGCATAGAAACAAACATTTTGCCAAAGGCACATTCTAGTGTGCTTTTCACGCGCGGACAAACTCAAGCACTTGTTGTATGCACGCTAGGTGGGGAGATGGACGCACAAAGCTATGAGCTACTCACGGATAAAGGCACTTCAAAAGAGCGTTTTATGGTGCATTATAATTTTCCACCCTTTAGTGTTGGAGAAGCAATCCCTATTGGAGCAACAGGTAGGCGCGAGCTAGGACACGGAAACCTAGCTAAAAGAGCGTTAGAATGTAGTGTGATAAATGGAGATCAAAAAACAATCCGCCTTGTATCAGAAATTTTAGAATCCAATGGTTCAAGCTCAATGGCTAGTGTTTGTGGTGGCTCTCTAGCACTAGCAGCAGCAGATATTGAATGCACTTCTTTAATTGCAGGTGTGGCAATGGGGCTTGTGTGCGAGGGTGAAAAATACGCTGTTTTAACTGATATTATGGGCTTAGAAGACCACGATGGGGATATGGATTTTAAAGTTGCTGGAAGCAAGAGTGGAATCACGGCTTTACAAATGGATATTAAGCTTGGGGGCTTAAGCACAGAGATTTTAGAATGCGCTTTGTTGCAAGCAAAAGAAGCGCGATTCCATATTTTAGAGATTATGGAAAGCGCAAAGGAAAAAATCGTGCTAAACACCGTGGCACTTCCTAGCTCACAGACTTTTGCAATTCATCCTAGCAAGATTGTAGAAGTGATTGGACAAGCAGGTAAAACCATTAAAGAAATCATAGAAAAATTTGAAGTAGCGATTGATTTAAATCGCGATAATGGAGAAGTTAAGGTAAGTGGTGGAAATAAAGAAAAAGTAGATGCGGCAAAAGAATATATCATAGGAATTACAAGCGCTAGTAGCGATAAGCCTAGCATTGCCGAGCTTTATAAAGTGGGTGATGTGTATGAGGGAAGAGTAAAAAAAGTCGTGGATTTTGGGGCATTTGTGGAGTTGCCACACAATTATGATGGGCTTTTGCATATTTCAAAAATCACAAGCAGTCGTGGTGCGCAAGCAAGTGATTATTTGAGTGTGGGGGATTTGTTGCGCGTTGAAGTGTTATCGCTTAATAAAAACAAAGTTGAGCTAGGATTGCAAGAGAAGTTGAGTAAATAAGTTGCATTTTTCACATTTGCTAGGCTTGTTTTGGGCTTAAATTAAAGCAAAATTTAGCTAAATGCGTTTATAATCACCCCTTACAAAGTGTTGAGTAGGGGACAGATCCGAAAAGACTTTGAAATTTTAAGGAGAAAGTTATGAAAAAATTACTTCTAGTGTTTTTTGCATTAGCTGGCGTGGCGTTTGCTGCAGAGGGAAATGAAATGTTGTTGTCGTATTCGGCAATTGCTGCTGGTATTGGCTTAGGTATCGCTGCTCTTGGTGGTGCTATTGGTATGGGAAGC
The Helicobacter winghamensis ATCC BAA-430 DNA segment above includes these coding regions:
- a CDS encoding polyribonucleotide nucleotidyltransferase, coding for MREINLSFLDKEEQYIFDYVAKQASGSVYYKSGNNVLLATLAVDCDCIVEEDFLPLTVQYIEKAYAAGKFPGGYIKREAKPGDFETLTARIVDRSLRPLFPKDYCYPTQITIMVLSADNDADLQLLALNAASAALYTSEIPLNFAVNGVRIGRIGNEFVVNPSLKEMEQSTLDLFVSGVNEDLLMIEMRTFGGVDIQTPSNPLSLVTTLMEDKKAEFSANELTEIELMQALEIAKTHISKKSKLVEEHFKACIKEPLELTQARKNYICQSVQEFIKQGYLGGLREILAELSKTERHSRLKAFAKQIVQDYAKSNPQDIEFLEQRVNETLNLQKRAMLRAMILQEGIRADGRGLKEVRPISIETNILPKAHSSVLFTRGQTQALVVCTLGGEMDAQSYELLTDKGTSKERFMVHYNFPPFSVGEAIPIGATGRRELGHGNLAKRALECSVINGDQKTIRLVSEILESNGSSSMASVCGGSLALAAADIECTSLIAGVAMGLVCEGEKYAVLTDIMGLEDHDGDMDFKVAGSKSGITALQMDIKLGGLSTEILECALLQAKEARFHILEIMESAKEKIVLNTVALPSSQTFAIHPSKIVEVIGQAGKTIKEIIEKFEVAIDLNRDNGEVKVSGGNKEKVDAAKEYIIGITSASSDKPSIAELYKVGDVYEGRVKKVVDFGAFVELPHNYDGLLHISKITSSRGAQASDYLSVGDLLRVEVLSLNKNKVELGLQEKLSK